The following proteins are encoded in a genomic region of Terriglobales bacterium:
- a CDS encoding PEP-CTERM sorting domain-containing protein, which yields MKTRLLSVLALAAVVMVLSAGASADTTPGLLIYDWGTGSFLYITDGGVNDSDGPGNGSITFVGSIGNFVLTVDVGQASPPLSANSADLSFSVTNTSKVADTLAIVFSTAGYTTSGLSNNSIGGTQQGTLQWGLWQDNSNTGCLSDTTCPGFNLFQHDLSGSPYSDTADVTVGNGGDPYALEQSVWVHLDGTTGHNVTTGDYFLHVPEPASFSLLAFGLIGLNGLRKKFLA from the coding sequence ATGAAAACGAGACTGCTTTCTGTACTTGCCCTGGCGGCAGTGGTCATGGTTTTGTCCGCCGGTGCAAGCGCCGACACAACCCCCGGTCTGCTGATTTACGACTGGGGTACCGGCAGCTTCCTGTACATCACGGATGGCGGAGTAAACGACTCGGACGGTCCGGGGAACGGTTCCATCACGTTCGTCGGTTCCATCGGCAACTTCGTCCTGACCGTGGACGTCGGGCAAGCATCGCCCCCGCTGTCTGCCAACAGCGCGGACCTGAGCTTCTCCGTCACCAACACCAGCAAGGTCGCGGACACGCTCGCGATCGTGTTCTCGACCGCGGGCTACACGACCAGCGGCCTTTCCAACAACTCCATCGGTGGGACCCAGCAGGGGACGTTGCAATGGGGCCTCTGGCAAGATAACAGCAACACCGGTTGCCTGTCGGACACCACTTGTCCAGGCTTCAACCTGTTCCAGCACGACCTGAGCGGCAGTCCGTACAGCGACACCGCGGATGTGACGGTGGGCAATGGCGGCGATCCCTATGCCCTGGAACAGTCCGTCTGGGTTCATTTGGACGGCACCACTGGTCACAACGTCACGACCGGCGATTATTTCCTGCACGTGCCCGAGCCGGCCAGCTTCTCGCTGCTGGCGTTCGGGTTGATCGGCCTGAACGGACTTCGCAAGAAGTTCCTGGCCTAA
- a CDS encoding tetratricopeptide repeat protein, with translation MRDRNRSIASILAFSLLFMLLVGCSRDPNVRKQKYLERGNAYLKEKKYREAGIQFANAIKLDASFAPAHYGMAQVYLASGAWSAAYSELRRTVEIDPGDTKAQLDLGNLLAAARKRPEARERAELVIKKDPLNAGAYALLGRISAAEDKPDEALANLQKAVELAPRTPALYVQLAGVQWTAKKAAESEATLKKAIGIDPKFLPAHVALGNLYQRQERFSEAEQQFRSGIEGAPEALQARVRLAQFYLARKDKGQAEQVMIEAKKALKDEPAAYRSLGEFYMGIGEKDKAMAEFASVMRDHPKDTAFKKSYIELLLADGRTADASKLTDEILADNPQDVEGLIYRANTLLVAGKAEEAIRNLEDVLKREPQNAFAHHVMGVALQVSGDSSRAEKEFREAVRLRPEHVPAQRALATIAIRKGDMETLASAAEAIIGREPSAPDGYVDRAIVELANKQSDKAEHDLQTAIQVAPTNPLGYVKLGEFRFAQKKYSEGEKLLEQALERNPNAIEALQALAAFYLSQKQPDKALARVRQAIEKAPNNSYYYLTLGRLQASTRDYAGAQESLKKAAAMDPKNPDAMMALGQVQVAAGSPDQAAATWKSLLQKNPKDVRAYFMLGTLQESRKDLAGAEELYQKALAIDPNYAPVANNLAYLLVKRGGNLDVALSLAQVARRAMPDSPNVADTLGLIYLKKGVYSSAIDLLEEAVKKTPNSPEIQCHLGLAYQKTNNAPRAKEHLQKALQLGLKSPSLEEARKALSELGVKG, from the coding sequence ATGCGTGACCGCAATCGCTCTATTGCATCGATCCTGGCCTTTTCCCTCCTCTTCATGCTGCTGGTGGGGTGTTCCCGCGATCCCAATGTCCGCAAGCAGAAGTACCTCGAGCGGGGCAACGCCTATCTGAAGGAGAAGAAATACAGAGAGGCCGGGATCCAGTTCGCAAACGCCATCAAACTGGACGCCTCCTTCGCGCCGGCGCACTACGGGATGGCTCAGGTGTACCTGGCCTCGGGGGCGTGGAGCGCCGCGTACAGCGAACTGCGACGCACGGTCGAGATCGACCCCGGCGATACAAAGGCCCAGCTGGACCTGGGAAACCTGCTGGCTGCCGCTCGTAAGCGGCCCGAAGCGCGCGAACGCGCTGAGCTGGTGATCAAGAAAGACCCTCTGAATGCGGGGGCGTACGCCCTCCTGGGGAGGATCTCGGCGGCGGAGGACAAACCCGACGAGGCCCTCGCCAATCTGCAGAAGGCCGTCGAGTTGGCTCCGCGGACCCCCGCTCTGTATGTGCAGCTGGCCGGCGTGCAGTGGACGGCGAAGAAGGCGGCGGAATCGGAAGCCACCCTGAAGAAGGCCATCGGGATCGATCCCAAGTTCCTGCCCGCGCACGTCGCCTTGGGCAACCTCTACCAGCGGCAGGAGCGGTTCTCGGAAGCGGAACAGCAGTTCCGGAGCGGGATCGAGGGGGCGCCGGAGGCGCTGCAGGCGCGGGTCCGGCTGGCCCAGTTCTACTTGGCGCGCAAGGACAAGGGCCAAGCCGAGCAGGTGATGATCGAGGCCAAGAAGGCGCTGAAAGACGAACCGGCCGCCTATCGCTCGCTGGGCGAGTTTTACATGGGCATCGGCGAGAAGGACAAGGCCATGGCGGAGTTCGCTTCCGTGATGCGCGACCATCCCAAGGACACCGCGTTCAAGAAATCCTACATCGAGCTGCTGCTGGCCGACGGGCGCACGGCGGATGCAAGCAAGCTCACGGACGAGATACTGGCGGACAATCCGCAGGATGTCGAAGGATTGATCTACCGCGCCAACACCCTTCTGGTGGCCGGCAAGGCAGAGGAGGCGATCCGGAACCTGGAAGACGTCCTGAAACGCGAGCCCCAGAACGCGTTCGCCCACCATGTCATGGGAGTCGCGCTGCAGGTGAGCGGAGACTCCTCGCGTGCGGAAAAAGAGTTCCGCGAGGCGGTGCGGCTGCGTCCCGAACACGTGCCGGCACAGCGGGCCCTGGCGACAATCGCCATCCGGAAGGGCGACATGGAGACGCTGGCCAGCGCCGCCGAAGCCATCATTGGCCGCGAACCGTCGGCCCCCGACGGCTACGTCGATCGCGCGATCGTCGAATTGGCGAACAAGCAGAGCGACAAGGCCGAGCACGATCTGCAGACCGCCATTCAAGTGGCTCCCACGAACCCCCTCGGTTACGTCAAACTGGGCGAGTTCCGCTTCGCGCAGAAGAAGTACAGCGAAGGGGAGAAGCTGCTGGAACAGGCATTGGAGCGGAACCCGAACGCCATCGAAGCGTTACAGGCGCTGGCCGCCTTTTACCTCAGTCAGAAGCAGCCGGACAAGGCGCTGGCGCGGGTCCGCCAGGCGATCGAGAAGGCGCCCAACAACAGCTATTACTACCTGACCCTCGGCCGTTTGCAGGCCAGCACCAGGGACTATGCCGGGGCCCAGGAGTCTCTGAAGAAGGCGGCCGCGATGGATCCCAAGAACCCGGACGCCATGATGGCGCTGGGGCAGGTGCAAGTCGCGGCCGGGTCGCCGGACCAGGCCGCCGCCACCTGGAAGTCGTTGCTGCAGAAGAATCCCAAGGATGTCCGCGCCTACTTCATGCTCGGCACTCTGCAAGAATCCCGCAAGGATCTCGCGGGCGCCGAGGAGCTGTACCAAAAGGCTCTGGCCATCGACCCCAACTATGCGCCCGTGGCCAATAACCTGGCTTACCTGCTGGTCAAGCGAGGCGGGAATCTGGACGTCGCGCTGTCCCTCGCCCAGGTGGCGCGTCGGGCCATGCCCGACTCGCCCAACGTCGCCGACACTCTCGGCCTGATCTATTTGAAGAAGGGCGTCTACAGCTCGGCAATCGACCTGCTCGAAGAAGCAGTGAAGAAGACACCCAACAGCCCCGAGATCCAGTGCCACCTGGGGTTGGCGTATCAGAAGACGAATAACGCGCCGCGGGCGAAGGAACACTTGCAAAAGGCTCTGCAGCTGGGCCTGAAATCCCCCTCCCTGGAAGAAGCCCGCAAAGCGCTCTCTGAGCTTGGTGTCAAGGGCTAG
- a CDS encoding sigma-54 dependent transcriptional regulator, whose protein sequence is MSTIASNLASISQRPLPPESVIFGCSEPMQALRASVEKVAAANVPMLIEGESGTGKDIIARLVHCKSPWQSGPFVKVSCAAIPGSLLESELFGYEKGGFTGAFESKPGRVELAHRGTLFLDEVSELEFTLQSKLLQLLQDGQFCRIGAQEDTQIEVRVVCATNLRLEEEVGKGRFRPDLLYRINVICLHMPALRQRSADIPILIDYFIDTFNAKYNRRAKPISSQTLDMLMGYAWPGNVRQLENLMKRYVILESGDAIWREIDASPEATAAANLPEIAADRPISLKEITRTAVRDLERKVILKTLEANHWNRKRAARMLSISYRALLYKLKGNGVASARDRARMLESGKD, encoded by the coding sequence ATGTCCACAATTGCCTCAAATCTGGCGTCGATAAGTCAGCGGCCTCTGCCCCCAGAGTCTGTGATCTTTGGGTGTTCCGAGCCCATGCAGGCCTTGCGGGCTAGCGTGGAAAAAGTGGCTGCGGCCAACGTGCCCATGCTCATCGAGGGCGAGAGTGGGACGGGGAAAGACATCATCGCGCGCCTCGTGCACTGCAAGTCCCCATGGCAATCGGGACCGTTTGTAAAAGTGAGCTGTGCGGCAATCCCTGGCAGCCTCCTGGAGAGTGAGTTGTTCGGGTACGAGAAGGGGGGTTTCACGGGCGCCTTCGAGTCCAAGCCCGGCAGGGTAGAGCTGGCGCACCGGGGAACCCTGTTCCTGGATGAGGTCTCCGAGCTGGAGTTCACGCTACAGTCCAAGCTGCTGCAGCTGCTGCAGGACGGACAGTTCTGCCGCATTGGGGCCCAGGAAGACACCCAGATCGAGGTCCGAGTGGTGTGCGCGACCAACCTGCGGCTGGAAGAAGAAGTGGGCAAGGGCCGTTTCCGCCCCGATCTGCTCTATCGCATCAATGTCATCTGCCTGCACATGCCGGCGCTCCGGCAGCGCAGTGCCGACATTCCCATCCTGATCGACTACTTCATCGATACCTTCAACGCCAAGTACAACCGGCGCGCCAAGCCGATCTCGAGCCAGACCCTGGACATGCTCATGGGTTACGCGTGGCCGGGGAATGTTCGCCAGTTAGAGAACCTGATGAAGCGGTACGTCATCCTCGAGTCGGGAGATGCGATCTGGCGGGAGATTGACGCCTCGCCGGAGGCAACCGCTGCCGCCAACCTGCCGGAGATCGCGGCCGACCGCCCGATCTCCCTGAAAGAGATCACGCGCACGGCGGTCCGGGACCTGGAACGCAAGGTGATCCTGAAGACCCTGGAAGCCAACCATTGGAATCGCAAGCGGGCGGCCAGGATGTTGAGCATCAGTTATCGGGCATTGCTCTACAAGTTGAAGGGCAACGGAGTGGCCTCGGCGCGAGATCGGGCCAGAATGCTCGAAAGCGGAAAGGACTGA
- a CDS encoding UpxY family transcription antiterminator produces the protein MSSAVQLVSAIPQSGPLAEPPQWYAIRTRSRFEKKVAAELEHRGIESFLPVQQQVRKWSDRRKLVSFPLFPGYAFVRIAPVPRMRVLVASVPGVVSFVGTHHRPMAIPAGEIEHIQTLVLNNIQVTGEPFPRIGQRVRISGGVLDGLEGVLVGTRGERRFVVSVCTIERSISFCIEGYELEAI, from the coding sequence ATGAGTAGTGCGGTCCAACTGGTATCGGCCATCCCGCAGAGCGGTCCGCTGGCGGAACCACCGCAGTGGTACGCGATCCGGACACGCTCCCGGTTTGAGAAGAAGGTGGCAGCGGAACTCGAGCATCGCGGGATCGAGAGCTTCTTGCCGGTCCAGCAGCAGGTCCGCAAGTGGAGCGACCGCCGGAAACTGGTCAGCTTCCCCTTGTTCCCGGGCTATGCCTTCGTGCGCATCGCGCCCGTGCCCCGGATGCGGGTGTTGGTGGCGAGCGTCCCCGGGGTGGTCAGCTTCGTGGGCACCCATCATAGGCCGATGGCGATCCCGGCCGGCGAGATCGAGCACATTCAGACCCTGGTCCTGAATAACATCCAGGTTACGGGGGAGCCGTTCCCGAGGATCGGCCAGAGGGTACGCATTTCGGGAGGCGTCCTGGACGGCCTGGAAGGCGTTCTGGTAGGCACGCGGGGTGAACGGCGCTTCGTGGTCTCCGTGTGTACCATCGAGCGCTCGATCTCCTTCTGTATCGAAGGTTATGAACTGGAGGCAATCTGA
- a CDS encoding XrtA system polysaccharide chain length determinant, producing MDNFKETQGVEVEQYWAILRRRRWWLIVPVVATWAALMGASWFFPEKYRSETVILVEQQKVPVQFVTPNVSLDIQRRLQTMSEQILSRTRLQHIIETFQLYPRERKHMSMDAVIEMMRKDIDIDLVKSPGKTDVLTGFKIAYSGPTAAIAQRVTGELTSLFIEENLKNRAQLSEDTTAFLQTQLTDAGKDLAEQEQRMREFKNKYLGELPEQLQSNLQILAGLQSRLASATESLHHAEQQKLYLESLRGQYRSLGGEGANLPALDQQLDKLKEQLTQLSAKYTPKHPDVVRIQEEIAKTEQLKKDLQADAKSGKERPSDLADVSLSPDADPKKVRPFMQIESQLKATELDVTNRRREIAGLQAQIESYQGRLNLTPVREQELGDVIRNYQRSRENYDSLLAKQQQSALATNLERRQQGENFRVIDPPSLPEKPYSPDRFKLSLAGIGAGFAIAFVLLVVMEFVNPRIDREGQLKELVAAPVLTTVPGLWTAAEESAKRRWGILQVAAATLCFIFIASATVLVYYFG from the coding sequence GTGGATAACTTCAAGGAAACACAAGGCGTCGAAGTAGAACAGTATTGGGCCATCCTGCGCCGTCGCCGGTGGTGGTTGATCGTGCCGGTCGTGGCCACCTGGGCTGCGCTGATGGGGGCCAGCTGGTTCTTCCCCGAGAAATACCGCTCGGAAACCGTGATCCTGGTAGAGCAGCAGAAAGTGCCGGTGCAGTTCGTCACGCCCAACGTGAGCCTGGACATCCAGCGCCGCCTGCAGACCATGAGCGAGCAGATCCTGAGCCGGACCCGTCTGCAGCACATCATCGAGACCTTCCAACTGTATCCCCGGGAACGCAAGCACATGTCAATGGACGCTGTGATCGAGATGATGCGCAAGGACATCGACATCGATCTGGTCAAGAGCCCGGGGAAGACCGACGTGCTCACCGGGTTCAAGATCGCGTACTCCGGCCCCACCGCAGCCATCGCGCAGCGTGTGACCGGCGAGTTGACGTCACTTTTCATTGAAGAAAACCTCAAGAATCGCGCGCAACTCTCGGAAGACACTACTGCCTTCCTGCAGACCCAGCTGACGGACGCGGGCAAGGACCTGGCGGAGCAGGAACAGCGGATGCGGGAGTTCAAGAACAAGTACCTGGGTGAGCTGCCGGAGCAGTTGCAGAGCAACCTGCAGATCCTGGCGGGATTGCAGAGCCGCTTGGCGTCGGCCACCGAGAGCCTGCACCACGCGGAGCAGCAAAAACTGTACCTGGAATCGCTGCGGGGCCAGTACCGGTCGCTGGGAGGCGAAGGCGCAAACCTGCCGGCGCTCGACCAGCAACTGGACAAGCTCAAAGAGCAATTGACCCAGTTGAGCGCAAAATACACGCCCAAGCATCCGGACGTGGTGAGGATCCAGGAAGAGATCGCGAAGACGGAGCAGCTGAAGAAGGACCTGCAGGCGGACGCGAAATCCGGCAAGGAGCGGCCGTCCGACCTGGCCGACGTCAGCCTGTCGCCTGACGCGGACCCGAAAAAGGTGCGTCCGTTCATGCAGATCGAAAGCCAGTTGAAGGCGACCGAACTGGACGTCACGAATCGCAGGAGGGAGATCGCTGGTCTCCAGGCCCAGATCGAAAGCTACCAGGGGCGGCTGAACCTGACCCCGGTTCGGGAGCAGGAGCTGGGTGATGTCATCCGCAACTACCAGAGGTCGCGTGAGAACTACGATTCGCTGTTGGCCAAACAGCAGCAATCGGCGCTGGCCACCAACCTGGAGAGGCGGCAACAGGGGGAAAACTTCCGTGTCATCGATCCCCCGAGCCTGCCGGAGAAGCCTTACTCGCCCGACCGCTTCAAGCTCAGCTTGGCGGGGATTGGGGCAGGATTTGCCATTGCCTTTGTTCTCCTGGTGGTAATGGAGTTCGTGAATCCGCGGATCGACCGCGAGGGGCAGTTGAAGGAGCTGGTGGCGGCCCCTGTGCTGACCACGGTCCCAGGCCTGTGGACCGCGGCCGAAGAATCGGCGAAGCGCAGGTGGGGGATCCTCCAGGTGGCAGCGGCAACGCTGTGCTTCATCTTCATCGCTTCGGCCACAGTGCTGGTGTACTACTTCGGTTGA